The following are encoded together in the Phenylobacterium sp. NIBR 498073 genome:
- a CDS encoding ABC transporter permease has protein sequence MISLAGRDILHGWGKFVFTGIGLGLLIGVTLTMAGVYRGMVDDAQAMLDNSGADLWVVQKDTLGPYAEPSSIPDDVDRSIRTMRGVERAANVTYLTMQIDHAGSDVRVMVVGIGTASPGEPGQPPHLVAGRQIVRSHYEAVADVKTGFGLGDAVQVRRNRYTIVGLTSRMVSSGGDPMLFIPLKDAQQAQFQKDSDAIVSQRARTAQNPALNPPGNPGVIEAVTASQANNPYVNAVLVQVEPGYSPDQAAEAIRRWQRLTVYTRAEMEQILVEKLIATSARQIGMFLVILAIVSAAIVAFIIYTLTMGKIREIAVLKLIGTRNRTISFMILQQALGLGLIGFVVGKIAATVWAPIFPKYVLLLSSDSVRGLVAVMVICAVASLLAIRAALRVDPAEAIGG, from the coding sequence ATGATCAGCTTGGCGGGGCGTGACATCCTTCATGGCTGGGGGAAATTCGTCTTCACAGGCATCGGCCTGGGGCTGCTCATCGGCGTCACCCTGACCATGGCCGGTGTCTATCGCGGGATGGTTGATGACGCACAGGCGATGCTGGACAACAGCGGCGCGGACCTCTGGGTGGTGCAGAAGGACACGCTCGGTCCCTATGCCGAACCGTCAAGCATTCCTGACGATGTCGACCGATCGATCCGCACCATGCGCGGAGTTGAGCGGGCGGCCAACGTCACCTATCTGACCATGCAGATCGACCATGCCGGGAGCGATGTCCGGGTCATGGTGGTCGGCATCGGCACCGCTTCGCCCGGCGAGCCCGGCCAGCCGCCGCATCTGGTCGCCGGTCGGCAGATCGTTCGCAGTCACTATGAGGCGGTCGCTGATGTGAAGACCGGATTTGGTTTGGGCGACGCCGTCCAGGTGCGGCGCAATCGCTACACGATCGTGGGACTGACCAGCCGCATGGTGTCTTCGGGCGGCGATCCCATGCTGTTCATCCCCCTGAAGGACGCCCAGCAGGCCCAGTTCCAGAAGGACAGCGACGCGATCGTCAGCCAGCGCGCGCGCACGGCCCAGAATCCGGCGCTCAATCCGCCCGGCAATCCCGGCGTGATCGAGGCCGTGACCGCTTCACAGGCTAACAACCCCTATGTGAACGCGGTCCTTGTCCAAGTCGAGCCGGGCTACAGCCCGGACCAGGCGGCCGAAGCCATCCGGCGCTGGCAAAGACTGACCGTCTATACCCGGGCGGAGATGGAACAGATCCTGGTCGAGAAGCTGATCGCCACCTCAGCGCGCCAGATCGGCATGTTCCTGGTCATCCTGGCCATCGTCAGCGCGGCGATCGTCGCCTTCATCATCTACACGCTGACCATGGGAAAGATCCGGGAGATCGCGGTGCTGAAGCTGATCGGCACGCGCAATCGGACCATCTCCTTCATGATCCTGCAGCAGGCGCTCGGACTGGGTCTGATCGGATTTGTCGTCGGCAAGATCGCCGCGACGGTCTGGGCGCCGATCTTCCCCAAATATGTGCTGTTGCTGTCGAGCGACTCGGTGCGGGGCCTCGTGGCGGTGATGGTGATCTGTGCGGTCGCCAGCCTGCTCGCCATCCGCGCCGCGCTCCGGGTCGATCCTGCGGAGGCGATCGGTGGTTGA
- a CDS encoding efflux RND transporter periplasmic adaptor subunit encodes MKFSLPGNRRTWILIAVLASLGVAFAYVALRSGPLAPISVTLVTVEERAISPSLFGIGAVEARYTHRVGPTTAGRVRSILVDVGDSVVAGQALAEIDPIDLDERITAQQGAEGRAAAMERTAQAQLADADARARLARTQAGRAEQLLDGGWISEAAVDTRRQELQVAEAGAAAARANLAAASQDRGRAGAESAALVRQRSNLRLVAPADGLVVRRVAEPGTTVVAGQAVVEIIDPANLWINTRFDQTQSTGLAPGLRARVVLRSRSGAPFEGRVIRTEPMADAVTEELLAKIGFETGELPPVGELAEVTVTLPPAGKTLTVPNAAIHRVEGETGVWVVADGRLRFRPVTTGATDLEGTVQVLSGLEPGEQVVAYSQRGLTARTRIRVVDQLVGGRR; translated from the coding sequence ATGAAATTTTCCCTGCCGGGCAATCGTCGGACGTGGATATTGATCGCCGTCCTGGCGTCGCTGGGCGTGGCGTTCGCCTATGTGGCGCTGCGCTCCGGCCCGCTTGCGCCGATATCGGTGACACTGGTGACGGTCGAGGAAAGGGCGATCTCCCCCTCCCTGTTCGGCATCGGCGCCGTCGAGGCGCGCTACACGCACCGCGTCGGTCCCACCACGGCGGGGCGTGTCCGCAGTATCCTGGTGGATGTGGGGGACTCTGTCGTCGCGGGGCAGGCCTTGGCCGAAATCGATCCGATCGACCTGGATGAGCGCATCACGGCGCAACAGGGTGCAGAAGGTCGCGCGGCGGCGATGGAGCGCACGGCGCAGGCGCAACTCGCCGACGCCGATGCGCGGGCGCGGCTGGCTCGAACTCAGGCGGGGCGAGCCGAACAACTGCTCGATGGTGGCTGGATCTCCGAGGCGGCGGTCGATACGCGGCGCCAGGAATTGCAGGTGGCGGAAGCCGGGGCCGCGGCGGCGCGGGCCAATCTCGCCGCCGCTTCGCAGGACCGCGGGCGCGCCGGCGCAGAAAGCGCGGCGCTTGTTCGCCAAAGGTCCAATCTGCGCCTTGTCGCCCCCGCCGATGGTCTCGTCGTCCGCCGCGTAGCGGAACCGGGGACCACGGTTGTCGCCGGGCAGGCCGTCGTCGAAATCATCGACCCCGCGAACCTGTGGATCAACACGCGCTTCGACCAGACCCAATCGACCGGCCTCGCGCCCGGTTTGCGGGCCCGGGTGGTGCTCCGATCGCGGAGCGGAGCCCCGTTCGAAGGCCGGGTCATTCGCACCGAGCCCATGGCCGACGCGGTCACCGAGGAATTGCTGGCCAAGATCGGCTTTGAAACCGGTGAGCTGCCGCCTGTTGGAGAATTGGCGGAGGTGACCGTGACCCTGCCGCCCGCCGGGAAAACGCTCACCGTACCCAACGCCGCCATTCATCGCGTCGAAGGCGAGACCGGCGTCTGGGTCGTTGCCGACGGCAGGCTGCGGTTTCGGCCCGTCACGACCGGCGCCACCGATCTTGAGGGTACGGTCCAGGTGTTAAGCGGCCTGGAACCGGGCGAGCAGGTGGTGGCCTACAGCCAGCGCGGCCTGACCGCTCGCACCCGCATCCGCGTCGTCGATCAGCTCGTCGGGGGACGGCGATGA
- a CDS encoding TetR/AcrR family transcriptional regulator, whose amino-acid sequence MLVIAHSLSGIVIFMTRQNLPAAQRRDMTVETVVELAATNNPAEITTGQIAEHMGLSQGAIFRHFPTKDAVWGAVMVWTADQLTQRLDRALAKEESPLSALEAMFMAHVGFVAARPGVPRILFGELQRTCDTAAKRGARALMDGYRVRVMGLVERGKTEGSLPADLDTEAAAMLFVGTIQGLVMQAMIAGDFADMRTMASRVFGIYLKGIGAQT is encoded by the coding sequence ATGTTAGTGATCGCTCACTCTCTTTCAGGTATCGTCATTTTTATGACCCGCCAGAACCTCCCTGCCGCCCAGCGCCGCGATATGACCGTGGAGACGGTCGTTGAGCTCGCCGCCACGAACAATCCGGCCGAGATCACGACCGGACAGATCGCCGAGCATATGGGCCTGTCCCAGGGCGCGATCTTCCGACACTTTCCCACCAAGGACGCTGTCTGGGGTGCGGTCATGGTCTGGACCGCTGACCAACTCACCCAGCGCCTGGACCGGGCCTTGGCGAAGGAGGAATCGCCCCTGTCCGCCCTTGAAGCGATGTTCATGGCCCATGTCGGGTTCGTCGCCGCCCGACCCGGCGTGCCCCGGATCCTGTTCGGCGAGCTTCAGCGCACGTGCGATACGGCCGCGAAGCGGGGCGCGAGAGCTTTGATGGACGGCTATCGGGTCCGCGTCATGGGGCTTGTCGAGCGCGGCAAGACCGAAGGCTCACTGCCCGCCGATCTGGATACCGAGGCCGCGGCGATGCTGTTCGTCGGCACGATCCAGGGGCTGGTGATGCAGGCCATGATAGCGGGAGATTTCGCAGACATGCGGACCATGGCCAGCCGGGTCTTCGGCATCTACCTCAAGGGCATCGGGGCGCAGACATGA
- a CDS encoding DUF3489 domain-containing protein: MTNTTTGAASKTAEATGPKGKLGALVALLLRPEGASLEAMQAATGWQAHSVRGAIAGSIKKKLGFAVSSEKSEAGRVYRIVKGAGA; this comes from the coding sequence ATGACCAACACCACGACTGGAGCAGCGTCGAAGACGGCTGAGGCGACTGGGCCGAAGGGCAAACTCGGCGCCCTGGTGGCGCTGCTACTTCGGCCGGAAGGCGCCAGCCTGGAGGCGATGCAGGCGGCGACCGGCTGGCAGGCCCACTCGGTGCGCGGCGCTATCGCAGGCTCGATCAAGAAGAAGCTGGGCTTCGCGGTGAGCTCGGAGAAATCCGAAGCCGGTCGCGTCTACCGCATCGTGAAGGGAGCCGGCGCGTGA
- a CDS encoding DUF2924 domain-containing protein: MSAGDLLAGLESMSLAELRAAWTERLGVEPPKLRTRDLLALALAHRLQVRAHGDLPGPAKRKMAELARRFTEDRSYTPTPGPVLKPGSALIKEWRGVRHEVWVLEQGFSYRGERFGSLSEVAQRITGTKWNGHVFFGLKARRR; this comes from the coding sequence GTGAGCGCCGGCGATCTCCTGGCTGGGCTGGAGTCCATGTCGCTCGCCGAACTGCGTGCGGCATGGACGGAGCGCCTCGGTGTTGAGCCGCCGAAGCTGCGCACCCGTGACCTTCTGGCGCTAGCTCTGGCTCATCGACTGCAGGTCAGGGCGCATGGCGATCTGCCGGGACCCGCCAAGCGGAAGATGGCCGAACTGGCGCGGCGGTTCACCGAGGACCGGAGCTACACGCCGACGCCCGGTCCGGTGCTGAAACCCGGTTCCGCCTTGATCAAGGAGTGGCGCGGCGTCCGACATGAGGTTTGGGTGCTCGAACAGGGCTTCAGCTACCGTGGCGAGCGGTTCGGCTCGCTGAGCGAGGTGGCCCAGCGGATTACCGGCACTAAGTGGAACGGCCATGTCTTCTTCGGCCTGAAGGCGCGCCGTCGATGA
- a CDS encoding recombinase family protein has product MSPRLRCAIYTRKSSEEGLEQNFNSLHAQREACEAYVLSQAGEGWSAIQTEYDDGGYSGGSMERPGLKQLLADIQRGLIDVVVVYKVDRLTRSLADFAKIVELFDAKGVSFVSVTQAFNTTSSMGRLTLNVLLSFAQFEREVTGERIRDKIAASKAKGMRMGGRPPLGYDIAEGRLVVNTEEAERVRRIFERYLKLGSLSALQREGVESKRWTNKAGEPAGGGRMSTGAITYLLSNPVYRGVNRHKDKTYEGAHPAIVDEETWNEAQVLLAVRKAKHDGPTFSRRGKLAHILFDDRDNAMPVVHNRRRGKFYRYYLSRPKITGIGEPGSLPRISAGVLEQFLVERLVPMLSPGHAPDAEAIDRVVSALRRVTLGEDQIVLQVSETAVSPDALKAFQDASDGGAGVRTLRLAFHMRRRQGAIIIEPTDAAPTPAAKLDRALIRAVVLARTWAERLERGEVETIKALARAEGLCNHYTTRLLPLAYLAPEIVAQILEGRQPRAVSLGALTAAPLPADWEAQRRRFQQLGNITA; this is encoded by the coding sequence ATGAGCCCGCGTCTGCGCTGCGCTATCTACACGCGCAAGTCCTCCGAAGAGGGACTGGAGCAGAACTTCAACAGCCTGCATGCGCAGCGCGAGGCCTGCGAGGCCTATGTGCTTTCGCAGGCCGGAGAGGGCTGGTCCGCCATCCAGACCGAATACGACGACGGCGGCTATTCCGGCGGCTCGATGGAGCGGCCCGGGCTGAAGCAGCTTCTGGCCGACATCCAGCGCGGCCTCATCGATGTCGTCGTGGTCTACAAGGTCGACCGTCTGACGCGCTCGCTGGCCGATTTCGCCAAGATCGTCGAGCTGTTCGACGCGAAGGGCGTTTCGTTCGTGTCAGTGACCCAGGCGTTCAACACGACATCGAGCATGGGCAGGCTGACGCTGAACGTGCTGCTGTCCTTCGCCCAGTTCGAACGCGAGGTGACCGGCGAGCGCATCCGCGACAAGATTGCCGCCTCCAAGGCCAAGGGCATGCGCATGGGCGGCCGTCCGCCGCTGGGTTACGACATCGCCGAGGGCAGGCTGGTGGTGAATACGGAGGAGGCCGAGCGGGTCCGGCGCATCTTCGAGCGTTACCTGAAACTTGGATCGTTGAGCGCGCTGCAGCGGGAGGGTGTCGAAAGCAAGCGGTGGACCAACAAGGCCGGTGAACCAGCTGGCGGCGGACGCATGAGCACCGGCGCGATCACCTACCTTCTGTCCAACCCGGTCTATCGCGGCGTGAACCGCCACAAGGACAAGACCTACGAAGGCGCCCATCCGGCGATCGTCGATGAGGAGACCTGGAACGAAGCGCAAGTGCTTCTTGCCGTCCGCAAGGCCAAACACGACGGGCCGACGTTCAGCCGGCGTGGGAAACTTGCCCACATCCTGTTCGACGACAGAGACAATGCGATGCCCGTTGTCCACAACCGGCGTCGCGGAAAGTTCTACCGATACTATCTCTCGCGACCGAAGATCACGGGGATCGGGGAGCCTGGTAGCCTGCCGCGCATCTCGGCTGGGGTTCTGGAGCAGTTTCTAGTCGAACGTCTGGTGCCGATGCTGTCGCCCGGCCATGCGCCCGACGCCGAGGCGATCGACCGTGTCGTCTCCGCTCTGAGGCGCGTCACCCTGGGCGAGGATCAGATCGTGCTGCAGGTCAGCGAGACCGCCGTATCGCCTGACGCGCTGAAAGCCTTTCAGGACGCGTCCGACGGCGGCGCAGGCGTGCGAACCCTGCGCCTCGCGTTCCATATGAGGCGACGCCAGGGCGCGATCATCATCGAGCCCACGGATGCGGCGCCGACGCCCGCCGCAAAGTTGGACCGAGCGCTGATCCGCGCCGTGGTTCTCGCCCGAACCTGGGCTGAGCGGCTGGAGCGGGGTGAGGTCGAGACCATCAAGGCGCTGGCCCGCGCCGAAGGGCTCTGCAACCACTACACCACGCGGCTCCTGCCGCTCGCATATCTCGCGCCTGAAATCGTCGCCCAGATATTGGAGGGCCGCCAGCCACGGGCCGTCAGTCTCGGAGCCCTGACCGCTGCTCCGCTCCCAGCGGACTGGGAAGCACAACGGCGACGGTTCCAGCAGTTAGGAAACATCACGGCATGA
- a CDS encoding site-specific integrase gives MESRKARITKRTVDAAPVPTTGETRVWDTDLKGFFLRVYPTGRRVYALKYRLGPLQRIYTLGVHGSPFTPEAARDAAEAALRRVAVGEDPATEKKAAREALTVSALIDRYLEDGPATKPGKRASTWENDGSNLKRHIRPLLGRKVANSVSKAEAAKAIRDITTGKTAADEKSEKMRGRAIVKGGAGVARRTLTTTAAMFAWGVEHGLVAANPFTSVKLSAAPVRERFLSREEAGRLLDALNDVEAENVVNPAFCDAIRLLLLTGARKTEILGLSWSEVDIERRVLLLPPERTKAGGQNGERRIILSPPALEILAKRRPEKAKPADFVFPAIRGEGHIIGVRRAFAKACKRAGLDGVRIHDLRHSFASFAVADGASLFLVGKLLGHASARTAERYAHLSGDPLQDAAAGIGQKLMPAKEKPAAEVVQLRPGA, from the coding sequence ATGGAAAGCCGCAAAGCCCGCATCACCAAGCGCACCGTCGATGCGGCTCCCGTTCCCACCACCGGCGAAACCCGCGTGTGGGATACGGACCTCAAGGGCTTCTTCCTGCGGGTCTATCCGACCGGCCGTCGCGTCTACGCCTTAAAGTATCGCCTTGGCCCGTTGCAGCGGATCTACACGCTCGGCGTCCACGGCTCGCCCTTCACACCGGAGGCCGCCCGTGATGCTGCGGAAGCCGCGCTGCGCCGCGTTGCGGTGGGTGAAGACCCGGCGACCGAGAAGAAGGCCGCGCGCGAGGCCCTGACCGTCTCCGCCCTCATCGACCGCTACCTTGAGGACGGCCCTGCGACGAAGCCGGGCAAGCGGGCGAGCACATGGGAGAATGACGGCTCCAACCTCAAGCGTCACATCCGGCCTCTGCTCGGCCGCAAGGTCGCGAACTCGGTGAGCAAGGCTGAGGCCGCCAAGGCCATTCGCGACATCACCACCGGCAAGACAGCGGCCGACGAGAAGAGCGAGAAGATGCGCGGCCGGGCCATCGTCAAAGGCGGCGCCGGTGTCGCGCGCAGAACGCTCACCACCACAGCGGCGATGTTCGCATGGGGCGTGGAACATGGGCTGGTGGCCGCCAACCCCTTCACCTCCGTGAAGCTGTCGGCGGCGCCGGTGCGCGAGCGGTTCCTCAGCCGCGAGGAAGCGGGTCGGCTACTCGATGCGCTGAACGACGTGGAGGCTGAGAACGTGGTCAACCCCGCGTTCTGCGACGCCATCCGCCTGCTGCTGCTGACGGGCGCGCGGAAGACCGAAATCCTCGGGCTGAGCTGGTCGGAAGTGGATATCGAGCGGCGCGTTCTGTTGCTGCCGCCCGAGCGAACGAAGGCCGGTGGTCAGAACGGCGAACGCAGAATCATCCTCTCGCCGCCTGCGCTGGAAATCCTCGCCAAGCGGCGCCCGGAGAAGGCTAAGCCTGCGGACTTCGTGTTCCCCGCCATCCGTGGCGAGGGCCACATCATCGGTGTGCGCCGGGCGTTCGCGAAGGCTTGCAAGCGGGCCGGGCTCGATGGCGTCCGCATCCATGACCTGCGTCACAGCTTCGCCAGCTTCGCGGTCGCGGACGGCGCCAGCCTGTTCTTGGTCGGCAAGCTCCTTGGACACGCCAGCGCGCGAACGGCCGAACGCTACGCCCACTTGAGCGGCGACCCGTTGCAGGACGCTGCGGCGGGCATTGGGCAGAAGCTCATGCCCGCGAAGGAGAAGCCCGCCGCTGAAGTAGTCCAGCTTCGCCCCGGAGCCTGA
- a CDS encoding bifunctional DNA primase/polymerase, producing MSDMTSAAVELANTGLAVFPVRAGRKEPALRDWQARATTDPAEVMQLFRGGAYNIGVATGGRSGGFVLDIDRKQVDGLTTLAELEDRHGGLPETRTVETPSGGRHLWFASPMDRCIRNRAGFAPALDIRGDGGFVVAPPSVVGGGRYRWSIGPARQGLSEAPQWLLDLAAPQRPPPSQTRSTGLSGAGSGGLARYVAAAVVGEVQKVEAAPPGRRNQTLFQAAANLGEFVGAGVLRSELVEISLSVAAEACGLTHDDGRQAVTSTIASGMRRGMANPREVTS from the coding sequence ATGTCCGACATGACATCCGCCGCCGTCGAGCTGGCGAACACCGGCCTTGCGGTCTTCCCCGTTCGGGCGGGCCGCAAGGAACCCGCGCTTCGAGACTGGCAGGCGCGCGCCACCACCGATCCGGCGGAGGTGATGCAGCTCTTCCGGGGTGGCGCCTACAACATCGGCGTGGCCACCGGCGGTCGCTCTGGCGGCTTCGTGCTCGACATCGACCGCAAGCAGGTGGACGGCCTGACAACCTTGGCCGAGTTGGAAGACCGCCACGGTGGCCTGCCCGAGACACGGACCGTGGAGACGCCTTCCGGCGGTCGTCACCTCTGGTTCGCATCGCCAATGGATCGCTGCATCCGCAATCGCGCTGGCTTCGCTCCCGCGCTCGACATCCGGGGCGATGGGGGCTTCGTGGTGGCTCCGCCATCGGTGGTCGGGGGTGGCCGCTATCGGTGGTCGATTGGACCTGCCCGTCAGGGACTCTCAGAAGCTCCACAGTGGCTTTTGGACCTTGCCGCACCCCAACGGCCTCCGCCCTCGCAAACCCGCTCCACGGGGCTCTCTGGGGCCGGGAGCGGTGGTCTTGCTCGCTATGTCGCCGCTGCGGTGGTGGGGGAAGTCCAGAAGGTCGAGGCTGCACCACCGGGGCGTCGTAATCAGACGCTCTTTCAGGCCGCCGCCAACCTTGGGGAGTTCGTGGGCGCGGGGGTGCTCCGCTCCGAGCTGGTCGAAATCTCGCTCTCGGTCGCGGCGGAGGCGTGTGGCTTGACGCACGATGACGGCCGCCAGGCCGTCACCAGCACCATCGCCAGCGGGATGCGGCGCGGCATGGCCAATCCGCGCGAGGTGACCTCGTGA
- a CDS encoding AAA family ATPase codes for MSEAVTRLAAVVAADLAPPPESIDAARWAQPFVWRDPATLPPRRWLYKPHLIRGFVSLTVSPGGVGKSTLTLCEALALASGRSLLGVMPAERTRVWCWNGEDPTEEIERRIQAAMMHHQLRPADLEGWLFTGSGRDADLVVAEQDRFGVAVAAPVVDALIQFIGDNQIGAVVIDPFVSSHRVAENDNGAIDRVAKTWARIANATGCAVELVHHTRKTGGADVSVEDGRGASALLAAARHARTLRTMNEQEADSLGVERIDRPAYVRIDGGKANLSPPATAAVWFRLANVHLPNGDYVQAASHWTPPDPFEGVTTADLLRVQNAIKAGRGEAGEGWRANVQTGDAWVGHAIALALGLDVGRPREAARVRELLRTWLVSGALVKAERSINAKGKTAPFVEVGRWAEL; via the coding sequence GTGAGCGAAGCTGTGACGCGCCTCGCGGCCGTGGTTGCGGCCGACCTCGCACCTCCGCCGGAGTCTATCGACGCCGCGCGGTGGGCGCAGCCGTTCGTCTGGCGTGACCCGGCGACGCTGCCGCCTCGGCGTTGGCTCTACAAACCCCACCTCATCCGTGGGTTCGTCAGCCTGACGGTCTCTCCCGGTGGCGTCGGCAAATCCACGCTGACGCTATGCGAGGCATTGGCCTTGGCCAGCGGACGTTCGCTTTTGGGCGTCATGCCTGCCGAACGGACGCGGGTGTGGTGCTGGAACGGCGAAGACCCCACCGAGGAAATCGAACGTCGCATTCAGGCGGCGATGATGCATCACCAACTCCGGCCTGCGGACTTGGAGGGTTGGCTCTTCACAGGCTCGGGCCGGGATGCGGACCTCGTGGTCGCCGAACAGGATCGGTTCGGGGTGGCCGTTGCGGCGCCGGTGGTGGACGCCCTCATTCAGTTCATCGGCGACAACCAGATCGGCGCGGTGGTCATCGACCCCTTCGTGTCGTCGCACCGGGTTGCGGAGAACGACAACGGCGCCATCGACCGGGTGGCGAAGACATGGGCGCGCATCGCTAACGCGACCGGCTGCGCGGTCGAGCTGGTCCACCACACACGGAAGACGGGCGGCGCCGATGTCTCGGTTGAGGATGGGCGGGGCGCGAGCGCGTTGCTGGCGGCAGCGCGTCACGCCCGGACGCTGCGAACGATGAACGAGCAGGAGGCCGACAGCCTCGGGGTCGAGCGGATCGACCGGCCCGCCTATGTCCGCATCGACGGCGGCAAGGCGAACCTCTCACCACCGGCGACGGCGGCTGTCTGGTTTCGGCTGGCGAACGTCCACCTGCCCAACGGCGACTACGTTCAGGCCGCTTCCCATTGGACGCCGCCTGACCCGTTTGAAGGTGTGACCACCGCCGACCTGCTGCGCGTCCAGAACGCCATCAAGGCCGGTCGTGGGGAAGCGGGCGAGGGCTGGCGGGCCAACGTCCAGACCGGCGATGCATGGGTTGGTCACGCCATCGCTCTGGCTCTCGGCCTCGATGTCGGCCGCCCCCGTGAGGCCGCGCGTGTGCGCGAACTGCTGCGGACATGGCTCGTATCGGGCGCGCTGGTGAAGGCGGAGCGCAGCATCAACGCCAAGGGAAAGACGGCGCCCTTCGTGGAGGTCGGCCGTTGGGCGGAACTCTGA
- the gph gene encoding phosphoglycolate phosphatase (PGP is an essential enzyme in the glycolate salvage pathway in higher organisms (photorespiration in plants). Phosphoglycolate results from the oxidase activity of RubisCO in the Calvin cycle when concentrations of carbon dioxide are low relative to oxygen. This enzyme is a member of the Haloacid Dehalogenase (HAD) superfamily of aspartate-nucleophile hydrolase enzymes (PF00702).) gives MTDLSALDGATIAFDLDGTLVDSAPDLIGTLNVVLQQEGIAPLPVDEARPFIGHGARRLIERGFAAQGRPLPAERIPELFERFIAHYNDHSADLTRPYPGVVDCLTEMKAAGARLAVCTNKLTGLSTPILEKLDLARFFDAVVGADSAPAPKPDPRHLIFAVEAAGGRIERAVMVGDASTDAGAARAAKAPLILVSFGYTEIPAVELAPDILVDHYDQMAKACVRLLTACPAQS, from the coding sequence TTGACCGATCTCAGCGCGCTGGACGGCGCGACCATCGCCTTCGACCTCGACGGGACGCTTGTCGACTCCGCCCCAGACCTGATCGGGACGCTCAACGTCGTCCTGCAGCAGGAGGGGATCGCCCCCCTGCCGGTGGACGAGGCGCGCCCCTTCATCGGCCACGGCGCGCGGCGGCTGATCGAGCGCGGCTTCGCCGCCCAGGGCCGCCCCCTGCCCGCCGAGCGCATCCCCGAGCTCTTCGAGCGCTTCATCGCCCATTACAACGACCACAGCGCCGACCTGACCCGCCCCTACCCCGGCGTGGTCGATTGCCTGACGGAGATGAAGGCGGCCGGCGCCAGGCTGGCGGTCTGCACCAACAAGCTGACCGGCCTGTCGACGCCGATTCTCGAAAAGCTCGACCTCGCCCGATTCTTCGACGCCGTGGTGGGGGCCGATTCGGCCCCGGCGCCCAAGCCGGATCCCCGCCACCTGATCTTCGCCGTCGAGGCGGCGGGCGGACGCATCGAGCGCGCGGTGATGGTCGGCGACGCCTCTACGGACGCCGGCGCCGCCCGCGCCGCCAAGGCTCCGCTGATCCTGGTCAGCTTCGGCTACACCGAGATTCCGGCGGTCGAACTGGCCCCCGACATCCTGGTCGATCACTACGATCAGATGGCAAAAGCGTGTGTTCGGCTTCTGACCGCTTGCCCGGCGCAAAGCTAG